Proteins from a genomic interval of Chryseobacterium indologenes:
- a CDS encoding Rrf2 family transcriptional regulator, whose protein sequence is MFSKTCEYALRALIYIAQQSKNGSRVGIKDISKSISSPEYFIAKILQDLSRKGFVQSAKGPNGGFYMDQNNLNVSIADIVREVDGDKLFSGCGLGLEQCSETHPCPLHDQFKSIRDNLREMLENSKIQEFVDNLDLQLTYLKR, encoded by the coding sequence ATGTTTTCCAAAACTTGCGAATACGCGTTAAGAGCCTTGATTTATATCGCCCAGCAATCTAAAAACGGCAGCAGAGTGGGAATCAAAGACATTTCAAAAAGTATCAGCTCTCCTGAATATTTCATTGCAAAAATTTTACAGGATTTAAGCAGAAAAGGATTTGTACAGTCTGCTAAAGGGCCCAATGGCGGATTTTATATGGATCAGAACAATCTGAATGTATCGATTGCTGACATTGTAAGGGAAGTTGACGGGGACAAATTATTTTCAGGTTGCGGCCTGGGGCTGGAACAATGCTCTGAAACCCACCCGTGCCCTCTTCATGATCAGTTTAAAAGCATCAGGGATAATCTTCGTGAAATGTTGGAAAATTCAAAAATTCAGGAATTTGTCGATAATCTTGATTTACAGCTGACCTATTTGAAGCGTTAA
- a CDS encoding helix-turn-helix transcriptional regulator — translation MGLIAALPHIDQHDKSVFVMHEKSEKLIPFHKHTKGQLSYVEGGIAYITIDNRTYVVPARHFFWIPQGMEHILEIGHSATVLRSLYFYAYDDISDPFYSRLGIYPASELLIQMIKYTEIWDEKHVTAEDENFEFLVALKKILPKTHQQPLPIILPATHNKQMMKIVSYLEWNIGEIHTLANVSARFGLSERSLSRLFKSDMDISFLQYLKTLRIIKAIELLLNTDKSINEIADDVGYSSISAFSDTFSQFTQSRPSDLRKSSKAFKNSGVN, via the coding sequence ATGGGATTAATTGCTGCACTTCCACATATTGACCAGCATGATAAAAGTGTCTTTGTCATGCACGAAAAATCAGAAAAACTCATTCCTTTTCATAAGCATACGAAGGGGCAGCTAAGCTATGTAGAAGGCGGTATCGCTTATATTACGATTGATAACCGAACCTATGTAGTTCCTGCCAGGCATTTTTTCTGGATTCCACAGGGAATGGAGCATATTCTGGAAATAGGTCATTCTGCAACCGTCCTTAGGTCTTTGTATTTCTATGCATATGATGATATTTCTGACCCGTTTTACAGCAGACTCGGAATTTATCCTGCCTCAGAACTCCTCATTCAAATGATAAAATATACAGAAATATGGGATGAAAAACATGTGACTGCAGAAGATGAAAATTTTGAATTTTTAGTTGCTTTAAAGAAAATTCTTCCCAAAACCCACCAACAACCTCTGCCAATTATTCTTCCTGCCACCCACAATAAGCAGATGATGAAAATCGTATCTTATCTGGAATGGAATATCGGAGAGATCCACACACTGGCTAATGTAAGCGCCAGGTTCGGTTTAAGTGAAAGGTCCCTGTCCCGTTTATTCAAATCTGATATGGATATTTCTTTCCTCCAGTATTTAAAAACATTGAGAATTATAAAAGCTATTGAACTATTGTTAAATACAGACAAATCAATCAATGAAATTGCTGATGACGTAGGATATAGTTCTATCAGTGCTTTCAGTGATACCTTTAGCCAGTTTACCCAGTCGAGGCCATCAGATCTGAGGAAAAGCAGTAAGGCATTTAAGAATAGCGGTGTTAACTAA
- a CDS encoding TolC family protein produces the protein MKIYLTGLLLLGTTYSISAQTGSLRNDTIRLSLKDAWQRAEENSRHIKIKIFSADIAEAEVKDAKRERLPEIGVKGSIEKASNIPIYENGIFSKPVQHEVIHTLYRAGADFYLNIYEGNKLNLKIKENQTLEKIKTIQKEQSVSDIHYKTASLYLELQKTLIFRNLIQQDIADQKTQLKEIQALYKNGVVLKTDVLRVELELSKRKMALTTIENDILIAMQKLNIILGIPDDEIVIPEAPYDQWDENITYKDYLKLALEHSFDYHVSEQQTALSKIKLKQVKANVSPKIGLYGEFYYANPQIFLYPYNPDWYSLGIVGLKASFSISSLYHNTQKVKAAALEFEKEEETHKDTEDKVRQQVKEAYLRYREALEQIKVAETNVAQAKENARITKNTYFSQTSLITDLLDADIQLLQTKFELEAARIMAQNNYYLLQNITGTL, from the coding sequence ATGAAAATTTATCTCACCGGACTGCTGCTGCTGGGCACAACCTATAGCATATCAGCTCAGACAGGCAGTCTCCGAAATGATACCATTCGACTCTCCCTAAAAGACGCATGGCAAAGAGCTGAAGAAAACAGCCGTCATATTAAAATCAAAATATTCAGTGCAGACATCGCAGAAGCCGAAGTAAAAGACGCAAAAAGGGAAAGACTGCCGGAAATCGGTGTGAAAGGATCCATAGAGAAAGCTTCCAATATCCCGATTTATGAAAACGGAATTTTTTCCAAGCCGGTACAGCACGAGGTCATCCACACCCTTTACAGAGCAGGAGCAGATTTTTACCTGAATATTTATGAAGGGAATAAATTAAATCTTAAAATCAAAGAAAACCAGACCCTGGAAAAAATTAAGACCATTCAAAAAGAGCAATCGGTTTCGGACATTCACTACAAAACAGCAAGCCTATATCTTGAATTGCAGAAAACTTTAATTTTCAGGAACCTTATTCAACAGGATATTGCCGATCAGAAAACGCAGCTCAAGGAAATACAGGCTTTATATAAAAATGGGGTAGTCCTGAAGACCGATGTTTTGAGGGTGGAACTTGAACTTTCTAAACGGAAAATGGCACTGACCACCATTGAAAATGATATTCTCATCGCCATGCAGAAACTGAATATTATCCTGGGGATTCCGGATGATGAAATCGTTATTCCCGAAGCTCCTTATGATCAGTGGGATGAGAATATAACCTATAAAGACTATCTTAAACTGGCTTTGGAACATTCTTTCGATTACCATGTTTCTGAGCAGCAGACCGCGTTGAGTAAAATCAAACTGAAACAGGTGAAGGCAAATGTAAGTCCTAAAATCGGCTTATATGGTGAATTTTACTATGCCAATCCACAAATCTTCCTGTATCCTTATAATCCGGATTGGTATTCGCTGGGAATCGTGGGACTGAAAGCTTCCTTTTCTATATCCTCACTGTATCACAATACTCAAAAAGTAAAAGCTGCTGCTTTAGAGTTTGAAAAAGAAGAAGAAACTCATAAAGATACTGAGGATAAAGTGAGACAACAGGTGAAGGAAGCGTATCTGCGATACCGCGAAGCACTTGAGCAGATTAAAGTTGCGGAAACCAATGTAGCCCAGGCTAAAGAAAATGCCCGCATCACAAAAAATACCTACTTCAGCCAGACTTCTTTGATTACCGATTTATTGGATGCTGATATACAGCTTCTCCAGACAAAATTTGAATTGGAAGCCGCCAGGATCATGGCTCAAAACAACTATTATTTATTACAGAACATAACAGGTACTTTATAA
- a CDS encoding HlyD family secretion protein, whose product MKKKYTPTDRLITKITGWISVLIVAALAVWGGFSLKNYSKYEQTNDAQVQEYVNPIISRAGGFIVEVKFEENQEVKKGDTLLIIDNREYVLQQKQTQAALQKARAELKVLESTTGTTEKQAASAQAQVAANKAKVWKQKLDYDRYEKLYNEESATKQRLEDVKATLDVNESDYRSSQDTYAASVSKIHDIQAEKTVVMAEIARLEALLDRHKLDVSYTAVTAAYDGRMGRRTVEVGQMIEAGETLAFIVNNETDKWVVANYKETQIKDMHIGDRVKIIADSYPDKEFQGTIISLSPATGSSFSLLPPDNSTGNYVKIVQRIPVRIRVDGKRNEIDVLKVGMNVNVYANKKHSNG is encoded by the coding sequence ATGAAAAAAAAATATACTCCAACCGATCGGTTAATTACCAAAATTACAGGATGGATCTCAGTTCTTATCGTTGCTGCATTGGCAGTCTGGGGCGGTTTTAGCCTTAAAAATTATTCAAAATATGAGCAAACCAATGATGCGCAGGTTCAGGAATACGTAAATCCGATCATCTCAAGAGCCGGAGGATTCATTGTGGAGGTTAAATTTGAAGAAAATCAGGAAGTAAAAAAAGGAGATACTCTTTTGATTATTGATAACCGTGAATATGTTCTTCAGCAGAAGCAAACGCAGGCGGCCCTTCAGAAAGCCCGTGCAGAACTAAAAGTCCTGGAAAGTACTACCGGTACTACCGAGAAGCAAGCGGCTTCAGCACAGGCTCAGGTAGCAGCTAATAAAGCAAAGGTCTGGAAACAAAAGCTTGATTATGACAGGTATGAGAAATTATATAATGAAGAATCAGCAACCAAACAAAGACTTGAAGATGTAAAAGCCACATTGGATGTGAACGAGAGTGATTATAGATCTTCCCAGGATACGTACGCAGCATCGGTCTCTAAAATACATGATATACAGGCTGAAAAAACGGTTGTAATGGCTGAAATAGCCAGATTGGAAGCGTTGTTGGACCGTCATAAACTCGATGTAAGTTATACCGCTGTCACGGCAGCATATGATGGAAGAATGGGAAGAAGAACAGTGGAAGTGGGGCAGATGATTGAAGCGGGCGAGACCCTTGCTTTTATCGTGAACAATGAGACGGATAAATGGGTGGTTGCCAATTATAAGGAGACGCAAATCAAAGATATGCATATTGGGGATCGTGTAAAAATTATAGCTGATTCTTACCCGGACAAAGAGTTTCAGGGAACAATTATTTCGCTGTCACCGGCAACAGGATCAAGTTTCTCCTTACTTCCACCTGATAATTCTACCGGAAATTATGTAAAGATTGTACAGCGTATCCCGGTAAGAATAAGGGTAGACGGGAAAAGAAATGAAATTGATGTTCTGAAAGTGGGCATGAATGTCAATGTATATGCGAATAAAAAGCATTCCAATGGCTAG
- a CDS encoding DJ-1/PfpI family protein: protein MKNTEKNMGKRNIVLLVLPQVQLLDIAGPCDVFTSATRFLGNDQAGYNVFMVSGTSEKILYSSSGMPLHCSHSIYDIDFPIDTLLVGGTTLDILDEIHTDLYNYLQNTVTAVRRIGSVCVGAFILAKAGLLHGKQVTTHWKYADALQKSYPELDVNINPFFIKDQNTYTSGGVSSGIDLALALVKEDFGISLASEIGRHLVLHLKRPGLQSQFGHLLPDYEMMTSFTREIRDLLKDKLSRTITIEYMAQAVHMSVRNFSRVFLKESGMTPGKFLEKMRLDQAKDLLEYTDMGIDMIAGKCGLGSAVSLRRLFLKHLSVSPAQYRKAFNGTD from the coding sequence ATGAAGAATACTGAAAAGAATATGGGTAAGAGAAATATAGTCCTTCTTGTATTGCCTCAGGTACAATTGCTGGATATTGCAGGACCATGTGATGTGTTTACTTCTGCCACCCGTTTTCTTGGTAATGATCAGGCCGGATATAATGTTTTTATGGTATCGGGTACTTCTGAGAAAATACTGTATTCTAGCTCAGGAATGCCCCTACACTGCAGTCATTCCATCTATGATATCGATTTTCCCATCGATACCTTGTTAGTAGGAGGTACAACCCTTGATATATTGGATGAAATACATACTGATCTTTATAATTACCTGCAAAATACTGTAACAGCAGTACGACGTATAGGATCTGTATGCGTCGGGGCTTTTATTCTGGCTAAAGCAGGATTGTTACATGGCAAACAGGTGACTACCCACTGGAAATATGCAGATGCTCTGCAGAAATCTTATCCCGAGCTGGATGTTAATATTAATCCTTTTTTTATTAAAGATCAGAATACATATACTTCGGGAGGAGTATCTTCAGGTATAGACCTGGCCCTGGCATTAGTAAAAGAAGATTTTGGAATATCCCTGGCTTCTGAAATTGGCCGCCATCTTGTTTTACACTTGAAGAGACCGGGGTTACAATCCCAGTTTGGTCATCTTTTACCTGATTACGAGATGATGACTTCCTTTACCAGAGAAATCAGGGATCTGCTCAAAGATAAACTCAGCCGGACAATTACGATAGAATACATGGCACAGGCAGTGCATATGAGTGTCCGGAATTTTTCCCGGGTATTTTTAAAAGAATCCGGAATGACACCGGGTAAGTTTCTTGAAAAAATGCGACTGGATCAGGCGAAAGACCTGCTGGAATACACAGATATGGGAATCGATATGATCGCAGGTAAGTGTGGATTGGGAAGTGCCGTTTCCCTTCGACGTCTGTTTTTAAAGCACCTTTCAGTTTCCCCGGCACAATATCGGAAAGCCTTTAACGGAACAGACTAA
- a CDS encoding DJ-1/PfpI family protein, with translation MKHTESKQTMNVAFLIYNQVEVLDLNGPLDVFVKANVLYPDCYTCYTVGKTKDPVYAEGNTMSIIPGYDIESSPRPDMVVIPGTNPEQVMQYLQDDDFQNTVLKWVKDQYNAGTVVFTVCTGSMLLSKTGILNNYDITTHSMLLDALEEHNPQTHVQRGVRYVDQGQLITTAGITAGIDAALYLIGKHHGQQVADKIVELFEYRQA, from the coding sequence ATGAAACACACAGAGAGTAAACAAACAATGAACGTGGCTTTTTTAATTTATAACCAGGTTGAAGTTCTTGATCTGAATGGACCCCTCGATGTTTTTGTGAAAGCAAATGTATTGTATCCGGACTGTTATACCTGTTATACGGTAGGAAAAACCAAAGATCCTGTTTATGCAGAAGGAAATACGATGTCTATTATCCCTGGTTACGATATAGAATCATCCCCCAGGCCTGATATGGTCGTCATTCCGGGAACTAATCCTGAGCAGGTAATGCAATATCTTCAGGATGATGATTTTCAAAATACGGTTTTGAAGTGGGTGAAAGACCAGTACAATGCAGGAACTGTTGTTTTCACTGTCTGTACGGGAAGTATGCTGCTGTCAAAAACAGGAATTCTCAATAATTATGATATTACAACCCATAGTATGCTTCTGGATGCCCTGGAAGAGCACAATCCTCAGACTCATGTTCAAAGAGGTGTCCGGTATGTGGATCAGGGACAATTAATTACAACGGCGGGTATTACAGCGGGAATAGATGCTGCTCTTTATTTAATCGGAAAGCACCATGGACAGCAGGTCGCAGATAAAATTGTGGAACTTTTTGAATATCGGCAAGCGTAG
- a CDS encoding LD-carboxypeptidase, whose translation MKLITPKKLSSGDKVATISMSWGAAGDLPYRYQKGKERLNKIFNLEVTETQHALQPAQWIYNNPEARANDLMEAFSDPSVKAIISNIGGDDSIRMLPYIDLDIIRNNPKIFLGFSDSTITHFICLKAGLSSFYGTSLLVGFAENVSMHDYQISDIKRTLFSSSVIGLIQPNQEGWTTEFLDWFDPSLQEVKRRLTPPTGWRFLRGTSIVQGPLIGGCMEVLEMLKGTEYWPDPEIWKGCILFFETSEGKPQPDFVRYWLRNYAATGILKNAKGIIFGRPYDNLYADEYEKEILKVLDEEGLYDLPVITRMDFGHTCPTFTLPYGKLAEINCVDQSFSILENGVM comes from the coding sequence ATGAAGCTTATAACTCCAAAAAAATTATCATCCGGTGATAAAGTTGCTACTATTTCCATGTCCTGGGGAGCTGCCGGTGATTTACCCTACAGATACCAGAAGGGTAAAGAGAGACTGAATAAGATTTTTAATCTTGAAGTTACCGAAACCCAACATGCCTTACAACCCGCCCAGTGGATATATAATAATCCCGAAGCCAGGGCTAACGACCTTATGGAAGCCTTTTCGGACCCTTCTGTAAAAGCAATTATTTCAAATATTGGCGGTGATGACAGCATCCGGATGCTTCCCTATATTGATCTTGATATTATCAGAAATAATCCTAAAATATTTCTGGGCTTTTCTGATAGTACCATTACTCATTTTATTTGTTTAAAAGCAGGCTTAAGCTCTTTTTATGGTACTTCCCTGTTAGTAGGGTTTGCAGAGAATGTGTCAATGCATGATTATCAGATCAGTGACATTAAAAGGACACTTTTTTCATCTTCTGTAATTGGACTGATTCAACCGAATCAGGAAGGATGGACAACTGAATTTCTTGATTGGTTCGACCCTTCGCTACAGGAAGTAAAAAGAAGATTAACTCCACCTACAGGATGGCGTTTTCTCAGAGGGACCTCAATTGTGCAGGGTCCGTTAATCGGAGGATGTATGGAGGTTCTGGAAATGCTGAAAGGAACGGAATATTGGCCGGACCCGGAAATCTGGAAAGGTTGTATTCTCTTTTTTGAAACATCGGAAGGAAAGCCGCAACCGGATTTTGTAAGATATTGGCTCCGAAATTATGCTGCAACAGGCATTCTCAAAAATGCAAAAGGAATTATTTTCGGAAGACCTTATGACAACTTGTATGCAGATGAGTATGAAAAGGAAATTTTAAAAGTACTCGATGAGGAAGGATTGTATGATCTGCCCGTCATTACCCGCATGGATTTTGGCCATACCTGTCCTACTTTTACACTTCCCTATGGAAAATTAGCAGAAATCAACTGCGTTGATCAGTCTTTTTCTATTCTTGAAAATGGTGTAATGTAA
- a CDS encoding AraC family transcriptional regulator: MKFVHQIDPLKFVLFNLENCPDHYFQNAERSGFFEIIWFKDTKEDGENDSMYLIPLYRRETLEIKNKQGCLIAFKREYLEEDDKEFALDVFNLFNIHGQSTHFRIANEVADSLRHIQILMEKEYNNTKGTYLILKSLLKVFLLNLIRMNQNYFLHQDINQKRVYQFIMLMDEYYTTERKASFYSSKMGISEKRINQILKEKMHKTITQLLHDRLILEVDRMLMAGNMTIKEIAFRLNFDDPAYFSRFYKKQTGQTPEDFKKQIAN, encoded by the coding sequence ATGAAGTTTGTACACCAGATTGACCCTCTGAAGTTTGTCTTATTTAATCTTGAAAATTGTCCGGACCATTACTTTCAAAATGCTGAAAGGTCAGGTTTTTTTGAGATCATATGGTTTAAAGATACAAAGGAAGATGGTGAAAATGATTCTATGTATCTCATACCTTTGTATCGGCGGGAAACATTGGAAATTAAGAATAAACAAGGCTGTCTGATTGCTTTTAAAAGAGAGTATCTTGAAGAGGATGATAAAGAATTTGCGTTGGATGTGTTTAACCTCTTTAATATACACGGTCAATCTACTCATTTCCGGATAGCAAATGAAGTAGCAGACTCACTCCGGCATATACAAATATTGATGGAGAAGGAATATAATAATACCAAAGGGACTTATCTGATCCTTAAATCACTCTTGAAAGTCTTTCTGTTAAATCTCATTCGGATGAACCAAAACTATTTTCTTCATCAGGATATTAATCAGAAACGGGTGTATCAGTTTATTATGTTGATGGACGAATATTATACAACAGAACGGAAGGCAAGCTTTTACTCTTCTAAAATGGGAATCAGTGAAAAGAGAATCAACCAGATACTCAAGGAAAAAATGCATAAAACAATTACCCAGTTATTGCATGACCGTCTTATTTTAGAGGTTGACAGGATGTTGATGGCCGGCAATATGACCATCAAAGAAATTGCTTTTCGCCTTAATTTTGATGATCCTGCCTATTTTTCCCGTTTTTATAAAAAACAAACAGGACAGACTCCTGAAGACTTTAAAAAACAAATTGCTAATTAA
- a CDS encoding hydrolase, giving the protein MFKDIDDLLSPKPISLETGIKRLDNGMLHVAMRNLMHQCNGKMLDWWFTYFETTADLKLWHPRDHIEHGGWDSKWIKNKNYVGATIHATESLGDIPPVPATIKFHHPAEIFDPVVLEQAFINESVSAVVYARIGFGENTPTDHNGDPLDGYMFHVMRDTPHGGVLRSHFFLGALTAGTDQQLPDEVGFGLMEHCYSEFTYLSQILPSLYYAENQNGDQAPLVW; this is encoded by the coding sequence ATGTTTAAGGATATAGATGACCTTCTATCCCCTAAACCAATATCTCTTGAAACAGGTATTAAAAGATTAGACAACGGAATGCTGCACGTTGCGATGAGAAATCTCATGCATCAGTGCAATGGAAAAATGCTCGATTGGTGGTTTACCTACTTTGAAACAACGGCAGATTTAAAACTGTGGCATCCCCGTGATCATATAGAACATGGAGGTTGGGACAGCAAATGGATCAAAAACAAAAATTATGTAGGAGCCACAATACATGCCACGGAATCTCTCGGAGATATTCCTCCCGTACCTGCAACGATAAAATTTCATCACCCTGCAGAAATCTTTGATCCTGTTGTTTTAGAACAGGCATTTATTAATGAAAGTGTAAGCGCGGTTGTGTATGCAAGAATTGGTTTTGGCGAAAACACACCGACAGATCATAATGGTGATCCTCTGGACGGATACATGTTTCACGTCATGAGAGATACCCCACACGGAGGAGTACTGAGAAGCCATTTCTTTCTTGGAGCTCTAACCGCAGGTACTGATCAGCAGCTGCCCGATGAAGTTGGATTTGGATTAATGGAACATTGCTATAGTGAGTTTACCTATCTCTCCCAAATCCTTCCTTCACTTTATTACGCAGAAAACCAAAATGGAGATCAAGCACCTCTTGTCTGGTAA
- a CDS encoding GNAT family N-acetyltransferase: MIASLQYRHLLPTESKIYREIRLESLKTFPEAFGATYQEALETKKFRLENDIETQTTDRFVYGAFSVRHLIGICTFVKNKDHTGGIYQMYVKKEFQGKNVAYELIHSTIKEARKRCNNIVIFLEVTPDNERAYHFYKKTGFEEVMKKDSSTGILMQYSKEDTF; this comes from the coding sequence ATGATCGCAAGTCTTCAATATCGCCATCTTTTACCTACTGAAAGTAAAATCTATAGAGAAATCCGTCTGGAAAGTCTGAAAACATTTCCGGAAGCTTTTGGGGCCACTTATCAGGAAGCCTTGGAAACCAAAAAATTCAGATTGGAAAACGATATTGAAACGCAGACAACCGACAGATTTGTTTACGGAGCCTTTTCAGTCCGCCACCTTATTGGGATATGCACATTTGTTAAGAATAAAGATCATACCGGAGGAATTTATCAGATGTATGTTAAAAAAGAATTTCAGGGCAAAAATGTTGCATATGAATTGATTCATTCTACAATCAAAGAGGCCAGAAAGCGATGTAATAATATTGTTATTTTTCTGGAAGTTACTCCTGATAATGAAAGAGCGTATCATTTTTACAAAAAAACCGGATTTGAAGAAGTTATGAAAAAAGACTCTTCCACCGGTATTTTGATGCAATATTCAAAAGAGGATACATTTTAA